From the Neoarius graeffei isolate fNeoGra1 chromosome 1, fNeoGra1.pri, whole genome shotgun sequence genome, one window contains:
- the acbd5b gene encoding acyl-CoA-binding domain-containing protein 5-B, which yields MENDSSLQRRFEAAVKVMRTLPACGVFVLSDDLLIKFYTFHKQATVGACNTARPCGWDAPSKDKWEAWKALGDMSKEEAMKAYVDEILLILEMIPVTEEVSELLDVLEPFYEVVENEDEDEDTDTTSKPVMTTMSSGSSEEWRGSSGEGVDDDVEEDDDAEDVMSLTLDYRDERGGSPVCIDSVSSLTKSTHSSLNMDKEEEELEHSRETRRETRRDSLDRFLQLLTDDCLTDGCDVSGPDQLSEVCSHSVRAEKGSGGLRAAAARAKKPEGRGGNTEDEGVSQDGEPQGAALPPFCTAAHGPVQSVILSAGRGRGQGFTLISGCNLAGESVAPLSDAVTLNGERVVTDPVNTQIAVVLSRLQDDMRSVLARLNTLEARAVAQVERLAVRCEPHTSPSNKVIPMCPSVIPQISVAFLLVWPFVAHFLVQLYLKKTRLVQHIVYL from the exons ATGGAAAACGACTCCAGTCTTCAGAGAAGATTCGAAGCAGCTGTTAAAGTGATGAGGACTTTACCTGCATGTG GTGTCTTTGTGCTGTCTGATGACTTGCTGATAAAGTTTTACACCTTCCACAAACAAGCCACAGTCGGAGCCTGTAACACCGCCAGACCCTGCGGCTGGGACGCGCCGAGTAAAGACAAGTG ggaGGCCTGGAAAGCATTAGGTGACATGTCTAAGGAAGAAGCCATGAAGGCGTACGTTGACGAGATCCTCCTG ATTTTGGAGATGATTCCTGTGACGGAGGAGGTGTCCGAGCTGCTGGACGTGCTCGAACCCTTTTACGAAGTGGTGGAAAATGAGGATGAGGACGAAGATACCGACACGACCAGCAAACCTGTGATGACGACGATGTCCTCAG GAAGCAGTGAGGAGTGGAGAGGAAGTTCTGGAGAAGGTGTAGATGATGACGTGGAGGAGGACGATGATGCTGAAG ATGTGATGAGTCTGACGCTGGACTACAGAGATGAGAGAGGAGGATCTCCGGTGTGTATTGACAGCGTCTCCTCTCTCACCAAAAGCACACACAGCTCCTTAAATATGGACAAGGAAGAGGAGGAGCTGGAGCACAGCCgagagacgagacgagagacgagacgagactctctAGATCGCTTTCTTCAGCTCCTCACTGATG ATTGCCTTACAGATGGTTGTGATGTCAGTGGGCCGGATCAGCTGAGTGAGGTGTGCAGTCACTCAGTGAGAGCTGAAAAG GGTTCAGGAGGCCTCAGAGCAGCTGCAGCTCGAGCCAAAAAGCCAGAGGGGCGAGGGGGAAACACAGAGGATGAGGGTGTGAGTCAGGATGGAGAACCACAGGGAGCAGCACTTCCCCCCTTCTGCACAGCAGCACATGGACCGGTCCAATCTGTCATCCTGTCAGCGGGGAGAGGAAGAGGCCAGGGATTTACTTTAAT TTCAGGGTGTAATTTAGCAGGAGAATCCGTCGCTCCGCTCAGTGATGCCGTGACGTTGAACGGTGAGCGTGTGGTGACGGATCCGGTGAACACACAGATCGCCGTGGTGTTGTCACGGTTACAGGACGACATGCGGAGCGTGTTGGCGAGGCTGAACACGTTGGAGGCTCGGGCCGTGGCGCAG GTTGAAAGGCTCGCTGTCCGCTGTGAGCCTCATACATCTCCGTCTAACAAGGTAA TTCCCATGTGTCCATCGGTCATCCCCCAAATCTCAGTGGCATTTCTACTCGTCTGGCCTTTTGTCGCGCACTTCTTAGTGCAGCTTTACCTTAAGAAGACAAGGTTGGTGCAACACATTGTATATTTATAG
- the tsen15 gene encoding tRNA-splicing endonuclease subunit Sen15: MDEGNRAAPSDWISQHPVYQDMLNLGVDDSAQVYGAFLVYLDLTEVRRWTGVTAAPCPELQAVLLEGREKEGEALQVVYPLPAHRSVSHGDLRCIVARGAVLLLCAVASDSTLVYQRLSDGLMTPDPPVDIKDLGRRQHRKRRLQT, from the exons ATGGATGAAGGAAATCGAGCAGCACCTTCGGACTGGATCTCACAGCATCCTGTG TACCAGGACATGCTGAATCTGGGTGTAGATGACAGCGCACAGGTTTACGGAGCGTTCCTGGTTTACCTCGACCTGACAGAAG TTCGGCGCTGGACGGGCGTGACGGCAGCACCGTGTCCTGAACTGCAGGCTGTTCTGCTGGAAGGCCGTGAAAAAGAAGGCGAGGCGCTTCAGGTGGTTTATCCGCTTCCTGCTCACAGAAGCGTCAGTCACGGAGA TTTGAGGTGCATCGTGGCTCGTGGAGCTGTCCTGCTCCTCTGCGCCGTGGCGTCGGACTCCACGCTGGTGTATCAACGGCTGAGCGACGGCCTGATGACCCCTGACCCCCCTGTGGACATCAAAGACCTGGGACGCCGACAGCACCGCAAACGCAGGCTCCAAACGTGA